Proteins found in one Chionomys nivalis chromosome 15, mChiNiv1.1, whole genome shotgun sequence genomic segment:
- the LOC130887463 gene encoding LOW QUALITY PROTEIN: splicing factor U2AF 65 kDa subunit-like (The sequence of the model RefSeq protein was modified relative to this genomic sequence to represent the inferred CDS: inserted 1 base in 1 codon), translating to MLDLDEFQLKLDENKQEQDKENHHWKRSHSRSRTRDQKHRNRSRDWLNQQEHSASQDRGRRSKPLTRGAKKKKKKKKKKKKKKKKKKVHKYWDVPPXGFEHITPMQYKAMQAAGQIPATALLPTMTPDGLALIPTPVPVVGSQMTRQARRLYVGNIPFGITEEAMMDFFNAQMCFCGLTQAPGNPVLAVQINQDKNFAFLEFRSVDETTQAMALDGIIFQGQSLKIRRPHDYQPLPGMSENPSVYVPGIVSSVVPDSAHKLFIGGLSNYLNDDQVKELLTSFGPLKAFNLVKDSATGLSKGYAFCEYMDINVTDQAIAGLHGMQLGDKKLLVQRASVGAKNATLSTINQTTVTLQVPGLMGSQVQMGGHPTEVLCLMNMVLPEELLDDEEYEEIVEDVRDECSKYGLVKSIEIPRPVDGVEVPGCGKIFVEFTSVLDCQKAMQGLTGRQFANRVVVTKYCDPDSYHCRDFW from the exons ATGCTGGACTTGGACGAGTTCCAGCTGAAGCTCGACGAGAATAAACAAGAACAGGACAAGGAGAACCACCATTGGAAGCGTAGCCACAGCCGTTCTAGAACCCGGGACCAGAAGCACAGGAACCGGAGCCGAGATTGGCTTAACCAGCAAGAGCACAGTGCCTCCCAAGACAGAGGAAGGCGAAGCAAACCTTTGACCAGAggtgct aagaagaagaagaagaagaagaagaagaagaagaagaagaagaagaagaagaaggtgcatAAATACTGGGACGTGCCAC CTGGCTTTGAGCACATCACCCCAATGCAGTACAAGGCCATGCAAGCAGCGGGTCAGATTCCAGCCACTGCCCTTCTCCCCACTATGACTCCTGATGGTCTGGCTCTGATCCCAACGCCCGTGCCTGTTGTTGGGAGCCAGATGACCAGACAGGCCAGACGCCTCTACGTGGGCAACATTCCATTTGGCATCACTGAGGAAGCTATGATGGACTTCTTCAATGCCCAGATGTGCTTCTGCGGATTGACTCAGGCCCCTGGCAACCCAGTCTTGGCTGTGCAGATCAATCAAGACAAGAATTTTGCCTTTTTGGAGTTCCGCTCAGTGGATGAAACGACCCAGGCCATGGCCTTGGATGGCATCATCTTCCAGGGCCAGTCACTGAAGATTCGAAGGCCTCATGACTATCAGCCACTGCCTGGCATGTCAGAGAACCCCTCTGTTTATGTGCCTGGCATTGTATCCAGTGTAGTTCCAGACTCTGCGCACAAACTGTTCATCGGGGGCTTGTCCAACTACCTGAATGATGACCAGGTGAAAGAACTGCTGACATCCTTTGGGCCTCTGAAGGCCTTCAACTTGGTCAAGGATAGTGCCACAGGGCTCTCCAAGGGTTATGCCTTCTGTGAGTACATGGACATCAACGTCACAGATCAGGCCATTGCGGGGCTGCATGGGATGCAGCTAGGGGACAAGAAGCTGCTTGTCCAGAGGGCGAGTGTGGGAGCCAAGAATGCCACGCTGAGTACCATCAATCAGACAACTGTAACCCTTCAAGTGCCCGGCCTGATGGGCTCTCAGGTGCAGATGGGCGGTCACCCAACTGAGGTCCTCTGCCTCATGAACATGGTGCTGCCTGAAGAGCTGTTGGACGATGAGGAGTACGAGGAGATTGTGGAGGACGTGCGAGATGAGTGCAGCAAATACGGGCTGGTCAAGTCCATCGAGATTCCCCGGCCCGTGGACGGCGTCGAGGTGCCTGGCTGTGGAAAGATCTTTGTGGAGTTCACCTCTGTGTTAGACTGCCAGAAAGCCATGCAGGGCCTAACTGGCCGCCAGTTCGCCAACAGAGTGGTGGTCACAAAATACTGTGACCCTGACTCTTACCACTGCCGGGACTTCTGGTAG